In Sphingomonas profundi, the sequence ATGCGCAGACACCTGCTGGCCGCACTCCCTGCCTTGCTGCTGACCGCGTGCATGGGCTCGACGAGCTCGACCGGGATCTCTTCACCCCGCCCGATCCCGCCGGCGCTGCGCGAGCCCTGCATGCCGACCCCGGCGCACCGCCAGCCGGACGGATCGTCGACCAGCGCTGACACCGAGGCGACGATCCGCGACGGCCGCATTGACCTGAAGGCATGCGACGACAAGCGACGCCTGGCGGTAGACAGCTGGCCGATCTAAAGTAATGACATCAGGGCCGAAACGACATCATAGGCGTCGGAACATCTCGCATGGCAAATCGCTACGACTCTCCCAATGCGGCGAGGTCAGATGATGCCACCCTTCTATTTTCACGCGTACGAAGGCGATGAGATTAGGGATGGCGATGGGCAGGATTTACCCGACATCTGCTCTGTGCGGAGGGTGGCAGTTGCATACGCGGGCGATCTCCTGAAAGAGGCCGGCGACACGCTTTTTGATCATGACATGCGGCTCGTAGTTACAGACGGGACCGGACTGACGTTGTTCTCGATCCTTATCGTCGCAACCGAGGCTCCATCCGTTCGATCCTAAAGAAGCAACTCGAGGCTAGCGAGCAGCCAAGATCGGCGGGTTCGCGCGCGTCCCGCTCGATAATTATATGGATGCCAAGTGGAGGCTGGCGGCGGACGGCTGGCCGGATCGATGCGGGTATCGGCTGGGGTACCGCAGGCCGACGCACCATCAGAAACCCGCAGATTTTTGCGCCTGCAACCCGACAGCGACGGAGGGGTCCTCCGTCGCTGCACCTGTGTAATCAGGTTGTGTTGACGAGCTAGATTAGCAGGCCTCGACGGGGATCGCTTTCGCGACCGCCTGCTAAGCGCCGCCGACCATCACTTAGCGCAGCAAAGCCGACGAAGAAGGCCCGAAGATCGAAATCCGAGACGTTGTTCACAAGTGCCTTCACCTCTTGTTCGAACTCTCGAGTGTTTTCACGCCCGAGTGTTCGCTGCGTCATCGACCAATGCCCAAACTCTCGATGATCGATCTCCGTGTTGAAGATCACACGTATCTGGAAGTGGCGAACGTCGCGGGCGATCCGAGCATAGCACTCTGAAACCGCCTCATCTGGACCCTCCAGGGCTTGGAGGAAAAGCAACCCATCCCACAGCAGCAGGCCAGTGACACCATCACGCTTGTTCAAAGCCGCAGAGATACTGACGATCTCGGCGAACTGCTGCTGATCGTCTGGCGATCGGGCTTCGCTTGTATAGCAGATTCGCAGCATCGACCCATGCTCCTTACCTGACAGAGCGTACGAACGAGTGGTTACTAAAAAGCAACCATCAATCTGAGCCTGCAAGGAACTGAACTGAACACGTCCGCTGGTCGCGAGACCAGCGGGGGTTGCCGTGCGCCAACACGGCAAGCCGACGGAGAGTGATCCGTCACGCGCGGCTGGCTATGCCGCAAACGCCCCGCACCCGTTTCGAAGCGGGCGGGGCTCCCATGGACCTGCAATCGTTATGGAAATGGAAATGACCTCGGTCGCGGCTACCCGCCCGGCCGCTCCCTACCTCGGCGGCAAGCGCAACCTCGCGAGCCGCCTCGTCAAGCGCATCGCCACGGTCCCGCACGAGACCTATGTCGAACCGTTCGTCGGCATGGGCGGCGTGTTCCTCCGTCGCACGGCGCGCCCGCGATCGGAGGTGATCAACGACATCTCGGGCGACGTGACGACGCTCTTCCGCGTGCTCCAGGAGCATTATCCCTACTTCGTCGACATGCTTCGCTGGCGGCTGACCAGCCGGGCAGAGTTCGATCGCCTCCGCGCTCTCCCGGCCGAGCGGCTGACCGACCTGCAGCGGGCGGCGCGCTTCCTCTACCTGCAGCGCCTCGCGTTCGGTGGGAAGGTGCGCGGCCAGCACTTCGGCGTCGATCGACGCACACCGGGCCGCTTCGACGTGACCAAGCTCGAGCCGATGCTGGCCGAGATCCATGATCGGCTCGCCGGCGTGGTGATCGAGCAGTTGCCCTATGCGGATGTGCTCCGGCGCTACGACGGGCCGGCGACGCTGTTCTACCTCGATCCGCCCTATTGGGGATGCGAGACGGACTATGGCCAGGACGTGTTCGGCCGCGCCGACTTCGAGCTCCTGGCCGACCAGCTGGCAGGGATCTCGGGCCGCTTCATCCTCTCGATCAACGACACGCCGGGCGCGCGGGAGGTTTTCGGCCGGTTTCGGATCGACGAGGCCGAGACGACTTGGACGCTCGCAACCGCCGCTTCGGGCGGCGGGAAGCGGGTGACGGAGCTGATCGTCTCCGGCTGATCGTCAGCCGCGGCGCCGACGGATCTCGGCCTTGTGGTCGCGCTCCGTCGGCTCCGGTGGCGGCGGCACGATCGGCACCTTGATCGGTTCGAGCGAAAGGCGCGCCTGGCGCTGGCCACAGGCGTCGCAGCGGAAGCGCGATGGCGCCGCCTCCCATGCCAGGTTCCAGCCACGCGCGAGAAAGTAGCCGACCAGCCCCTTAGCTTCGTAGACGGCTGACCGGCCGCAACCGCGCACCTGGCAGGTGATGCGTAGGTGGGCGTTGAGCTTCACCAGGTCGTGGAGCGTTTTCGGTCGGGCGATCCCCATGGTCGCGAATCATCCCTGCCGAGCCGCTCGCGCGAGCGATAGCCAACACGTCGGTGAACTGATCACCGGTCGCGGCGCCGCCTGATCCATAGCCGCGCTTCCTGCGCTGCCGCCCCAACCCACGAGGGAAACATGCTCACGAACGCTGCGGTAAAAGCCGCACGGCCGCGCGCGGCCGCCTACAAGCTGTCGGACGCCGGCGGCCTTCATCTCTACGTCGCACCGAACGGCCGCCGATCTTTCCGGATGCGCTTTCGCTGGCAGGGACGCGAGCAGTTGATGACCTTCGGCACCTGGCCGGAGGTCTCGCTCGACACGGCTCGCGCACAATGCGAGGCGGCGCGCACGCAGCTGGCCCGCGGCGAGGATCCGCGTACCGCTCCCGATCGCTTGAATGCGCAACCCAGCGACTTTGAGACGATTGCCCGACGCTGGCAGGTCCACATGCTGCCGCGCTGGACCGTCGTCCATGCCGGCGATGTTCTGGCAAGCCTCGAGCGTGACATCTTCCCGGCGATCGGCGCAATGCCCGTGGGCGCGATCACGCCTCCTGTGGTGTTGAACGCTCTTAGAGTGATTGAACGACGCGGTCGGCTGGAGACAGCGCGCCGTGTACGCCAGCGCATCTCGGCCGTATTCCAGCACGCGATCGCCGAGGGCCTGGTCGAGAGCGACCCGGCCGCGCTGATCGCTCGCGCGTTGCTGCCGCCAAGGCCGCAGCGCCGCCAGCCAGCGCTGGTCGATATCGACGACGCACGGGCGCTGCTCGCGGCTGTCGGCCGCCTGCAGGCGGCACCGACTGTGGCGCTCGCCTCGAGGTTCCTGGCGCTGACCGCCGTCCGCATGGCGGCGGTGCGCGGCGCACAATGGGAAGAGATCGAGGATCTGGAAGGAGAAGCACCAACGTGGCGCGTACCGGCGGCGCGGATGAAGCTCGCCGCGGCCAAGAAGCTTGACGCTGGCAACGATCATCTCGTGCCGCTCAGCAGGCAGGCGGTGCACCTGCTGCGCGTGGCGCGCAAACTCGGCCATGGCGCTGGACTGATTTTCCCCGGCAGCGATACGGCCTCGCCGATCGGCGAGGCGGCGATCGGCGCACTCTACACCCGCGCGGGTTTCGCCGGTCGTCATGTGCCGCACGGCTGGCGTGCTACCTTTTCGACGATCCTAAACGAGCGCTTTCCGGAAGAGCGCGGTGCAATCGATCGAGCGCTGGGCCATGTTGGCGGCGGGCGTGACGAGCGCGAGGAAGGAATCAATCGCAAGGTGGAAGGCGCCTACAACCGGGCCATGCACCTGCCACGGCGCCGGCGGCTGTTCCAAGCCTGGGCTGACGAGCTGGACGCAGCCTGATCGGCTCAGCCGTATCTCGACGGCTCGGCCGCGACATATCCCGAACCTCTACGAGCGTGCGTCCGCCACGCTCGACTCGCCGGGACAACCCGGCCTCAGTCGCGGGGCATGCTGCCGCGACCAAGATCCACGCCGGCACGGTCATGTAGAAATGCCGGCTGATCGGATCGAAACTCCCCACCCCCCGATCAACCGCGTCTTGTTCTGCCTCAGCCTTACTCGCGCGCCATGGCGCGAGCGGCTTTCCGAACGACATGACGCGATAACGCATTTGCTTCGACACCATCCCTCCCGACTCGCCGCAACGAGAACATAGTTGGAACATTAGCCGTTGAGCGAGTCCGAAAGTGGACGGGCTTGCGCGCAGACCGGAAGGCATCTCGGGAAAACTCTTACATCCCTAACCTGCGAGGCAACTTACATCTTATCCCTCTGAAAACACGCCACAATTGATGTAAGGGTGCAATGCATATCCGGGCTAATGTGACGCGCCTCCTTCCCCTATCTCTTCGTAAACACGAGATATTTTCAATCAGAATATTAGGTTCTGGCGCCGTAATCTGGTTAGGGTGAGATTAGGCGCTTGGTTAGCCGAAAAGTGGCGGAAATCAGCCAAAGTTAGGGATGTTAGGCAATCCCCGCGACACCCCACGACCTAAGCCGTCATACAGCCTGCGCACATGGCCGCCCCTCTCGATCTGCAATCGCCATGTCAGCGACGCCGGCAAAGGTCTGAGTGGACGTAGGCGGCGTGGACAGGGGTCCAAGGTTCACTTTGAACCTTGGGGGGTGAACGCCATAGCAACCTATGAGAACGTATGGTGCCCGGAGGGTACGCTATAGTACGGGAAAGCGCCGTATGCGCCGAGGTGCGGCGTCTTCGGGAGGCAGGGGCCGGAGGTTCGAATCCTCTCTCCCCGACCAACGTCATGATGGACGCAAGAGCGCGCCGATGCGCGGCGTATCCGTGAAAAATGCAGTGGGCGGCGCGCGACGCGAGCTGCCTTGGCATGAGTCGGCCGGCGTCACCCCGGGGACGGCTCCCGGGGTGACGCGATATGGCGCGGTGGAAACGCCTCAGACCAGCAGGTCGATCGCCATCGGCGCCGGATCGTCGGCGAAGGTATCGCGGCCTTCCAGCCGGCCGTAGAGCAGGTAATGTTCCAGCGGGTCCATGCCGCTCGCGGCGACGTCGGCATAGGCGGCCAGATAGTCCGACGTGTCGAAATCGGCCGAGGGATCGCGTCCCTCCTTCCAGCCGAACACCTCATAATGTTCGAGCGGGTTGACCCCCGCCGCCGCCACGTCCGGATTCTGCGCCAGATAGTAGCTGGTGTCGAAATAGGCGTTCGGATCACGCCCCTCGGCCGCGCCGAACACCAGATAATGCTGGAACGGATCGACGCCGGCGGCCGCCACGTCCGGGTTGGTCAGCAGATAATATTCGGGATCGAAATCGTCGATCAGCGTGGCGCCCACGGCGGCGTAGATCGCCCGGCCCTCCGCCTGGCCGTAGGTGAGATAATGCACCAGCGGATCGACGCCGGCCGCCGCCACGTCCGGGTTGCGCGCCAGATACTGCTCGCCATCGAACAGGGCGGAGGGGTCGCGCCCCTCGTTCGCGCCGAACACCAGATAATGCAGCACCGGATCGACACCGGCGCGCGCCACGTCCGCATTGGCGGCCAGATAGTCGCTGGTGTCGAAGAAGGCGTTGGGATCGCGCCCCTCGAACCGGCCGACGGTGGCATAGTGGTTCTCCGGATAGGCGCCCGATGCCGCCACGTCCGGGTTGGTCGCCAGGTAGAAGGCGTCGTCCACCAGCGCGCGATACTCGTCGCCGCCGGCGCGCGTGGTGGCGGCGTAGGCGGTGATCGTGCCGCTGACCTCGTTGGCGGAGAGGACGAGCGCGACGCCGGTCGGGCTGTCCGCCGCCGAGACGAACGTCACCACCTCGGGCGCCGAATCCTGCGCGGTGGCCGGAATGTAGTTCGTCAGGCTGGCGCGCGCGGGATCGCTGATGTCGTACACCATCACGCCGCCCTGCCGCTCCAGCGTGACGAAGGCGTAGAGCCGGTCGCCGACCTGGCCGACAGCAACGCCCTCCGGCTCCGGCCCCTTGTTGTCTGAACGGTCGTCGGCCGTGGTGCCGCCGCTGTCGATGTTGAAGATCGACGGATATTTGGTCGACAGGAAGCTCTCGAACTCGCCGCCGGTCTCGCGCACCTTCTCGATCGTGCCGTCCGCATTCTGGCGGAAGATGGAGATGCCGCGCCCGCCGAAGGTGTAGATCTGGTCAAAGTCGCCGTCGCCGTCCGTGTCGCCGATGTTGGTCAGCACGTTCAGCCGGCCCAGCGCGGTGTTGGCCTTCAGCGCGGCGGCATCCGGATAGGCGGCGGGATCGAGCACGTAGGAGGAGGCGCCCAGCCGCACCTCGTCGGTGAGGCCGCCGACGCGCGCGTCGCCTTCGTTCGCGGTGACGAAGTAGGTGGTGCCGGCCACCGCGAAGCTGGCGATCGCATCGGGCTGCAACAGGCTGCGGACGTCGAAATTCTCAAGGCTGATGCCGTCGCGGTCGCTGGCGTCGAAGGCGTTGCCGGGAAGCGTGCGATCGATGCTGCCCAGCGGCAGGATGGAGAGCGGGCGATCGGCAGCGGGATCGGTGAGATCGATCACCGCGACGGCGTTCACCTCCTGCAGCGTCACATAGGCGCGCGTGCCATCGGGCGAGACGCTGATATATTCGGGCTCCACGTCGGTGCCGGCGGCCTGGCCCGGAAACAGGGAGAGGCCGCCCGCCTTCAGCAGCGCCTCGCCGCCGGTGAGGAAGCCGAAGCCGATCGTGTTCGCCACCACCGCGTTCGCCGCCCCGCCCGACACGTCGATGATGCTCACGCTGCCGGCCGGATTGTTCGTCGGCGTGATCGCCTGCCCTTCGTTCGCGACGAGGATCTTCGTGCCGTCCGGCGAGAAGGTCAGTTCGTCCGGCAGGTTGCCCACCTCGATCAGCTTCGCCAGCGTGCCGGTGGCCGCGTCGAACAGGGCGACGTGGCCGTTGTTCGCCGCCACCGGCGCCTCGTAGGCGACGGCGAGGATGCCGTTGGCGACCGCGACCGAGTTCACCGCGCCATAGCCCGCGAGCGTCTTCAGATCGATGCTGGCCACGGCCGAGAGCGTGCCGCTGGCGGAGAGGGCGGTGATGTCGACGACGCCCTGGGCCAGGTTGCTGGTGAAGATGTTCTTCGTCGCGGCATCGAACGCGATCGATTCGGCGCGCCCGGCCGCCTGGGCGCCGCTTCCCTCGATCGAGCCGAGCCGCACCAGCCGCAGGCTGTCGGTGGCGACGGGCGTGGTGGCGGAGCCGGCGAGCGAGGCCGCCTCGGCCAGCAGCACGGTGCCGCCCAGCGGTGCGCCGGCATCGTCGTTGACGATGATGCCGGTGGCCGCCGCCCGCGCGGAGTCGATGCCGGCATCGACTCCGGCCGCGCCGCTGACGGTCGCGAGGGTCAGGCCGAAGCGCTCGTCCGTCTCGGCCACGGTATCGCCGCTGACGGCGATGGAGACGGTGGTGCTCGCCGCGCCGTCGGCAATGGTCGCGGTGAAGCCGGCGGGCGCGGCACCGCCGAAATCGGCCGCGTCGGTGGTGCCGGCGGCGAAGCTGCCGTTCACCGTCAGCGCGCCGGTGGCGCCGCCGGTGCGAACCAGCGTGAAGGTCAGCAGGCTCTGCCCGGCATCGCCCTCCGCCTGGGAGACCGTGAGGCCGTCGGCGGCGAAGCCCACGCGCTGGCTCTCGCCGGGCGCGCCGCCCAGGGTGAAGCCGTCGGTCGGGAACGGCGCGTCGGGGGTGATGCCGTCGATGCTCTGGTCGCCGCCGGCATTCTGGGTGGTGAAGTTGGCGGCGGTGTTCAGCGCCGCGACATAGGCGGCATAGCTCGCCAGGCCGCTGCGCGGGCCGGTGTAGCCGGCGATGTCGATGCCGCCGGTGAACTCCAGCGCGGTGCTGCCCACCGCCAGGCCGGTGCCGGCCAGGGTCGCGCTGTCGGCGGTGAAGCCGTCGCTGGCGACGGCGGCGAGGAAGGCGGTCGGCACCGTCGCCGTGCCGGTATAGGCATAGACGATCTCGCCCCCGTTCGAGAGGCCCTTGTTGGTGCCGTCGACGTAGCTGACGCTGCCGATGTTGGTGGTCGGGTTGCCGTTGACCGTATCGATGCGGATCACCGTGCCGGCGGCGACGGCGTCCGACGCCGTCCAAGAAAAGCTGCTCTCGCCCGTGTTGAAGGCGGTGCCGGTCCACTCATTGTCGGTGAAGTAGATGGTCGTGCCCGCCTCCAGCGCCTCGGCGGCCAGGAAGGCGATGTTGTCGTTGCCGTCCGAATTGAAGCCGGTAAATGCGATCGATCCCGCGCCGAGTGCCATGCCGGTCATCCTTGCCTGAGCGTGTACCGGCCGGGGCCTATCGGTGGCGAAAGATGCTTTTGTGAACGATATCTTGCAGGAACATTACGTCACGGACAGGAATGACGGCAGTCGGCCCGAAGTCGCCTTCGTCGTGGCGCGGGCCGACAATGGCGTGATCGGGCGCGCGGGCGGCCTGCCGTGGCACCTGCCGGCCGACCTGCGCCACTTCAAGGCGATGACGGCGGGGCTGCCGATGATCATGGGCCGGCGCACCTTCGCCAGCCTGCCGGGCCTACTGCCGGGCCGCCGCCACATCGTGCTGACACGGGATGCCGGCTGGCGCGCGCCCGGCGCGGAACCCGTCGCCGACGTGGCGGCGGCGATCGCCGCCGTCGCCGGGCCGCGCGTCGCGGTGATCGGCGGGGCGGAGATCTTCGCCCTGTTCCTGCCCCTGGCCGACCGGATCGAGCTGACCGAGATCCACGCCGCGCCGGCGGGCGACACACTGCTGCCGCCGTTCACCGGCTGGGCCGAGGCGGCGCGAGCGGACCATGCGGCCGAAGGCGACCGCCCGGCCCACAGCTTCGTCACCCTCGTCCGCCCCACGGCACAGGCGGCGAGGCCGTGATTGGCTTCCCCGCCCCACGCGCCTATAGCCGGCGGCGATGGAGCGGTTGACGAGCGACCAGCGCCTGCCCGCGCACCTGCGCGGCGGCGTGGTGGCACTGGGCAATTTCGATGGATTCCACCGGGGCCACCAGGCGGTGGTCGGCCGGGCGAGGGCGCTTGCCGAGGGCGCCGGGCGGCCGCTGGTGGTCGCCACCTTCGATCCGCATCCGGTGCGTTTCTTCCGCCCCGATGCGCCGCCGTTCCGCCTGACGACGCTGGACCAGCGCGCCCGCCTGCTGGCGGCGGCGGGCGCCGATGCGATGCTGGTGTTCCGCTTCGACGCCGAACTCGCCGCAGAGAGCGCGGCGGACTTCATCGCCCGCCGCATCGTGGAGCAGGCGGGCGCGACGGCGGTGGTCACGGGCCGCGACTTCACCTTCGGTCGCGGCCGCGAGGGGGATGTGGCGCGGCTGGCGGAGATCGGCGCGCGCATCGGCCTCGCCACCCACGCCGTCGATGCGGTGGCGGAGGGCGACGCCGCCGTCTCCTCCAGCCGCATCCGCGCGGCGCTGGCCGAGGGCGACTGCGCCGCCGCGACCGCGCTCCTCACCCGCCCGTTCGCGATCGAGGGCGTGGTGGAGCATGGCGCCAAACTGGGCCGCACGCTCGGCTACCCCACCGCCAACCTGTCGCTCGGCGACTATCAGCGGCCGGCCTACGGCATCTATGCGGTGCGCGGCGACCTTGGCGACGGGCGGATCGTGGGCGGCGCCGCCAATCTCGGCATCCGGCCGACGATCGAGGGGCAGGCGATCGAGCTGCTCGAACCCTTCTTCTTCGATTTCGCCGGGGATCTCTACGGCCGCACGATCGAGGTGGCGCTGATCGAGCGGCTGCGGCCGGAGGCGAGGTTCGACGGGCTGGACGCGCTGAAGGCGCAGATGGCGGTGGACTGCGACCGCGCCCGCGCGATCCTTGCGGGCGAAGCGCCCGTCGCGTAGGGCGCCAGCCATGTCCGATCAGCCCGCAACGACGCCGAAAGACTGGCGCGACACCGTCTTCCTGCCGAAGACCGACTTCCCGATGAAGGCGGGCCTGGCCGCCAGGGAGCCGGCCATCCTGGCGCAGTGGGAGGCGGACGACCTCTACGGCCGCCTGCGCGTCGCCCGCAAGGGGCGCGAGCGCTTCATCCTGCACGACGGCCCGCCCTACGCCAATGGCGACATCCACATGGGCCATGCGATGAACAAGGTGCTGAAGGACATCATCGTCCGCAGCCAGTCCCTGCTGGGCAAGGATGCGCCCTACGTGCCCGGATGGGACTGCCACGGCCTGCCGATCGAGTGGAAGGTGGAGGAGCAGTATCGCGCCAAGAAGCTGAACAAGGACGAGGTCGACCCCGTCCAGTTCCGCGCCGAATGCCGCGCCTATGCGAGCAAGTGGGTGGACGTGCAGCGTGCGCAGTTCCAGCGGCTGGGCGTGATGGGCGACTGGGCCGATCCCTATTTGACGATGAAATATGAGGCGGAGGCGGCGATCGTCGCCGAGCTGCTGAAGTTCGCCGAGAGCGGCCAGCTGTATCGCGGCGCGAAGCCCGTGATGTGGAGCCCGGTGGAGAAGACCGCGCTGGCCGAGGCCGAGGTGGAATATGAGGACATCACCTCCACCCAGATCGACGTGGCGTTCGAGATCACGGACTCGCCGATCAAGGAACTGATCGGCGCGTGCGCGGTGATCTGGACGACGACGCCGTGGACGATCCCGGTCAACCAGGCGATCGCCTATGGGCCGGAGGTGGAGTATGTGCTGCTGGAGCTTCGCTTCGACAGTGACTCCACGGACGCAGCCAGTCCTGCGCGCGGCCCAGTTGAACTTCGTGAACGTCTTGATGAGAGCGGGTTCTACGTGGGACCGACAGCCGTTCTCGTCGCAGCCGATCTTCAAGCCGCCTTCGAAGCCCGCACGGGTTTGATCGACGAGCTTAACCGAAGGCTTGATGCCGTTGATCTCGTCGGGACTGCATCTGCGAACCCGCACGCACTTTGGTTGCCTGTGCGCTCGATCAGAGGCTCCGACCTCGCCGGCACCGTCGCCCGCCACCCAATCTACAACCTCCTTCGTCATTCCCGCGAAGGCGGGAACCCAGATGCGCTGTCGGAATTGGGGTCCCGCCTTCGCGGGAATGACGGGGGGGAGGCAGCGAATGACGACAAGGCGGATGCGGCGCTGGCTTTCTTCGCCCGCCCGCGCCCGTTCCTGCCCGGCGATTTCGTCACCACCGATGCGGGCACCGGCCTCGTCCACATGGCGCCCGATCATGGCGAGGACGATTTCGACCTCTGCAAGGCGAACGGCATCGATCCCGTCTTCGCGGTGGAGGGTGATGGCAAGTATCGCGCGGACTGGGCGTGGCTCGGCGGGCAGGGC encodes:
- a CDS encoding DUF6894 family protein — translated: MPPFYFHAYEGDEIRDGDGQDLPDICSVRRVAVAYAGDLLKEAGDTLFDHDMRLVVTDGTGLTLFSILIVATEAPSVRS
- a CDS encoding bifunctional riboflavin kinase/FAD synthetase gives rise to the protein MERLTSDQRLPAHLRGGVVALGNFDGFHRGHQAVVGRARALAEGAGRPLVVATFDPHPVRFFRPDAPPFRLTTLDQRARLLAAAGADAMLVFRFDAELAAESAADFIARRIVEQAGATAVVTGRDFTFGRGREGDVARLAEIGARIGLATHAVDAVAEGDAAVSSSRIRAALAEGDCAAATALLTRPFAIEGVVEHGAKLGRTLGYPTANLSLGDYQRPAYGIYAVRGDLGDGRIVGGAANLGIRPTIEGQAIELLEPFFFDFAGDLYGRTIEVALIERLRPEARFDGLDALKAQMAVDCDRARAILAGEAPVA
- a CDS encoding DNA adenine methylase, with the translated sequence MEMEMTSVAATRPAAPYLGGKRNLASRLVKRIATVPHETYVEPFVGMGGVFLRRTARPRSEVINDISGDVTTLFRVLQEHYPYFVDMLRWRLTSRAEFDRLRALPAERLTDLQRAARFLYLQRLAFGGKVRGQHFGVDRRTPGRFDVTKLEPMLAEIHDRLAGVVIEQLPYADVLRRYDGPATLFYLDPPYWGCETDYGQDVFGRADFELLADQLAGISGRFILSINDTPGAREVFGRFRIDEAETTWTLATAASGGGKRVTELIVSG
- a CDS encoding BLUF domain-containing protein gives rise to the protein MLRICYTSEARSPDDQQQFAEIVSISAALNKRDGVTGLLLWDGLLFLQALEGPDEAVSECYARIARDVRHFQIRVIFNTEIDHREFGHWSMTQRTLGRENTREFEQEVKALVNNVSDFDLRAFFVGFAALSDGRRRLAGGRESDPRRGLLI
- a CDS encoding dihydrofolate reductase, whose protein sequence is MLQEHYVTDRNDGSRPEVAFVVARADNGVIGRAGGLPWHLPADLRHFKAMTAGLPMIMGRRTFASLPGLLPGRRHIVLTRDAGWRAPGAEPVADVAAAIAAVAGPRVAVIGGAEIFALFLPLADRIELTEIHAAPAGDTLLPPFTGWAEAARADHAAEGDRPAHSFVTLVRPTAQAARP
- a CDS encoding tyrosine-type recombinase/integrase codes for the protein MLTNAAVKAARPRAAAYKLSDAGGLHLYVAPNGRRSFRMRFRWQGREQLMTFGTWPEVSLDTARAQCEAARTQLARGEDPRTAPDRLNAQPSDFETIARRWQVHMLPRWTVVHAGDVLASLERDIFPAIGAMPVGAITPPVVLNALRVIERRGRLETARRVRQRISAVFQHAIAEGLVESDPAALIARALLPPRPQRRQPALVDIDDARALLAAVGRLQAAPTVALASRFLALTAVRMAAVRGAQWEEIEDLEGEAPTWRVPAARMKLAAAKKLDAGNDHLVPLSRQAVHLLRVARKLGHGAGLIFPGSDTASPIGEAAIGALYTRAGFAGRHVPHGWRATFSTILNERFPEERGAIDRALGHVGGGRDEREEGINRKVEGAYNRAMHLPRRRRLFQAWADELDAA
- a CDS encoding choice-of-anchor I family protein; protein product: MALGAGSIAFTGFNSDGNDNIAFLAAEALEAGTTIYFTDNEWTGTAFNTGESSFSWTASDAVAAGTVIRIDTVNGNPTTNIGSVSYVDGTNKGLSNGGEIVYAYTGTATVPTAFLAAVASDGFTADSATLAGTGLAVGSTALEFTGGIDIAGYTGPRSGLASYAAYVAALNTAANFTTQNAGGDQSIDGITPDAPFPTDGFTLGGAPGESQRVGFAADGLTVSQAEGDAGQSLLTFTLVRTGGATGALTVNGSFAAGTTDAADFGGAAPAGFTATIADGAASTTVSIAVSGDTVAETDERFGLTLATVSGAAGVDAGIDSARAAATGIIVNDDAGAPLGGTVLLAEAASLAGSATTPVATDSLRLVRLGSIEGSGAQAAGRAESIAFDAATKNIFTSNLAQGVVDITALSASGTLSAVASIDLKTLAGYGAVNSVAVANGILAVAYEAPVAANNGHVALFDAATGTLAKLIEVGNLPDELTFSPDGTKILVANEGQAITPTNNPAGSVSIIDVSGGAANAVVANTIGFGFLTGGEALLKAGGLSLFPGQAAGTDVEPEYISVSPDGTRAYVTLQEVNAVAVIDLTDPAADRPLSILPLGSIDRTLPGNAFDASDRDGISLENFDVRSLLQPDAIASFAVAGTTYFVTANEGDARVGGLTDEVRLGASSYVLDPAAYPDAAALKANTALGRLNVLTNIGDTDGDGDFDQIYTFGGRGISIFRQNADGTIEKVRETGGEFESFLSTKYPSIFNIDSGGTTADDRSDNKGPEPEGVAVGQVGDRLYAFVTLERQGGVMVYDISDPARASLTNYIPATAQDSAPEVVTFVSAADSPTGVALVLSANEVSGTITAYAATTRAGGDEYRALVDDAFYLATNPDVAASGAYPENHYATVGRFEGRDPNAFFDTSDYLAANADVARAGVDPVLHYLVFGANEGRDPSALFDGEQYLARNPDVAAAGVDPLVHYLTYGQAEGRAIYAAVGATLIDDFDPEYYLLTNPDVAAAGVDPFQHYLVFGAAEGRDPNAYFDTSYYLAQNPDVAAAGVNPLEHYEVFGWKEGRDPSADFDTSDYLAAYADVAASGMDPLEHYLLYGRLEGRDTFADDPAPMAIDLLV